A region from the Microcella frigidaquae genome encodes:
- a CDS encoding SDR family oxidoreductase, with translation MTSDRTLTAVVTGASSGIGAATVRLLRQHGWRVIGVARRADRLEALAAECGCETVVADLTDQAAVDALRVRVEAAGPVHAVVAVAGGAIGTATVEAADPADWMRMFDINVLSAQRVIAALLPALRAGARERGVGDILAITSTAGQIAYETGGGYNAAKFALRGMMHALRLELAGEPLRVMQVAPGMVKTDEFALNRFGGDAAKVAALYEGVEQPLTADDIAAVVVHALEAPGHVNLDEVTVRPVAQAAQHKLVRGPLRVRED, from the coding sequence ATGACGAGCGACAGGACTCTGACCGCGGTGGTGACGGGCGCGAGCTCGGGGATCGGAGCGGCCACGGTGCGGCTGCTCCGCCAGCACGGCTGGCGGGTGATCGGGGTCGCCCGCCGGGCCGACCGGCTGGAGGCGCTCGCCGCCGAGTGCGGCTGCGAGACGGTGGTCGCCGACCTCACCGATCAGGCGGCGGTGGATGCTCTCCGCGTCCGCGTCGAGGCCGCAGGGCCCGTGCACGCCGTGGTCGCCGTCGCCGGCGGAGCGATTGGCACCGCCACGGTCGAGGCGGCCGACCCCGCCGACTGGATGCGCATGTTCGACATCAACGTGCTGAGCGCGCAGCGGGTCATCGCGGCCTTGCTGCCCGCGCTGCGGGCCGGGGCGCGCGAGCGCGGAGTCGGCGACATCCTCGCCATCACCTCGACGGCGGGCCAGATCGCCTACGAGACGGGCGGCGGGTACAACGCGGCCAAGTTCGCCCTGCGCGGGATGATGCATGCCCTGCGCCTCGAGCTGGCCGGCGAGCCGCTGCGGGTCATGCAGGTCGCCCCCGGCATGGTCAAGACCGACGAGTTCGCCCTCAACCGATTCGGCGGCGATGCGGCCAAGGTCGCGGCGCTGTACGAGGGCGTCGAGCAGCCGCTCACGGCGGACGACATCGCGGCCGTCGTCGTGCACGCCCTCGAGGCGCCCGGGCACGTCAACCTCGACGAGGTGACCGTGCGGCCGGTCGCGCAGGCGGCGCAGCACAAGCTCGTGCGCGGGCCGCTGCGCGTGCGCGAGGACTAG
- a CDS encoding amidase family protein produces the protein MPDLHDLTALEQGELLRRRELGAEELVRHYLDRIQRGNPAVGAVTGVAEERALARARALDAADARTAPLWGLPLLDKELVRRAGQRTTFGSRLLADHVPDADDELVQHLDAAGAISLGTSAAPEFGLPSYTASLIAPPARSPHALDRGAGGSSGGAAAAVAAGLVPFAPGSDGGGSIRIPAAACGVVGLKPSRGRVPAASGLDRLAGLVVAGPIARTVADAALMLDALVAAAPWPHATRAPVDPPLASGGPHPHSGPLLGAAVRGEGRYQLGVMTASPWQEDVPITIAPEARWALDRAIEGFAALGHGLDDIDLAPEPEYGAHFRTIWKASAAGIPARTEGELALLEPLTRWLVEQGRAMPATELAGALDWLAGFERRVIARLRAVDAVLTPALALTPRPLDWYDPHDAERNFAQQVQYTPWTSFVNVAGLPALVLPVGLTPPDAADPGVPMAVQLIGRPGGEATLLALGAQWERSGRGRMPRPAVW, from the coding sequence GTGCCCGACCTGCATGATCTGACGGCCCTCGAGCAGGGCGAGCTGCTGCGGCGGCGCGAGCTCGGTGCCGAGGAGCTCGTGCGGCACTATCTCGACCGCATCCAGCGCGGCAACCCGGCCGTCGGCGCGGTCACCGGCGTGGCGGAGGAGCGCGCGCTCGCCCGGGCCCGCGCCCTCGATGCGGCGGATGCCCGCACGGCTCCGCTCTGGGGCCTGCCCCTGCTCGACAAGGAGCTCGTGCGCCGCGCGGGCCAGCGCACGACCTTCGGCTCGCGCCTGCTCGCTGACCACGTGCCCGACGCCGACGATGAGCTCGTGCAGCACCTCGACGCGGCCGGCGCGATCAGCCTCGGCACGAGCGCCGCCCCCGAGTTCGGTCTTCCCTCCTACACCGCCTCGCTCATCGCCCCGCCGGCGCGCAGTCCCCACGCCCTCGACCGGGGGGCGGGTGGCTCGAGCGGCGGCGCGGCGGCGGCCGTGGCCGCGGGCCTGGTGCCGTTCGCGCCCGGCAGCGACGGGGGCGGCAGCATCCGCATCCCCGCCGCCGCCTGCGGCGTGGTCGGCCTGAAGCCCTCGCGCGGCCGGGTGCCGGCGGCGAGCGGGCTCGACCGCCTGGCGGGCCTCGTCGTCGCCGGTCCGATCGCGCGCACCGTCGCCGACGCTGCGCTCATGCTCGACGCGCTCGTGGCGGCGGCACCCTGGCCCCATGCGACGCGGGCGCCCGTCGACCCGCCGCTGGCGTCGGGCGGCCCGCACCCGCACAGCGGGCCGCTGCTCGGCGCGGCCGTGCGGGGCGAGGGGCGGTACCAGCTCGGCGTCATGACCGCCTCGCCATGGCAGGAGGACGTGCCGATCACGATCGCGCCCGAGGCGCGCTGGGCGCTCGACCGGGCCATCGAGGGCTTCGCGGCGCTCGGCCACGGGCTCGACGACATCGACCTCGCCCCCGAGCCGGAGTACGGCGCCCACTTCCGCACGATCTGGAAGGCGAGCGCCGCCGGGATCCCGGCGCGCACCGAGGGCGAGCTCGCCCTGCTCGAGCCGCTGACCCGCTGGCTCGTCGAGCAGGGGCGGGCGATGCCCGCGACCGAGCTGGCGGGCGCGCTCGACTGGCTCGCGGGTTTCGAGCGGCGCGTCATCGCCCGGCTGCGCGCGGTGGATGCGGTGCTCACGCCCGCCCTGGCGCTGACCCCGCGCCCCCTCGACTGGTACGACCCGCACGATGCCGAGCGCAACTTCGCCCAGCAGGTGCAGTACACGCCGTGGACGAGCTTCGTGAACGTGGCGGGCCTCCCCGCCCTCGTGCTGCCGGTCGGGCTGACGCCGCCCGACGCGGCGGACCCGGGCGTGCCGATGGCGGTGCAGCTCATCGGCCGGCCGGGGGGCGAGGCCACCCTGCTGGCCCTCGGCGCGCAGTGGGAGCGCTCCGGCCGCGGGCGCATGCCCCGCCCCGCCGTGTGGTGA
- a CDS encoding dihydrolipoyl dehydrogenase family protein, with protein MRPLTATAATDLPAQDSYDLVVIGAGAVGENVADRAVQGGLSVLIVESELVGGECSYWACMPSKALLRAGSVRRAAHAVPGAREAVTGAVDARAVLDRRDAVAAHWDDAGQVRWLQKAGIALARGRARLDGERRVAITASDGSTRTVTAHHAVAICTGSTASLPPIDGLAAARPWTSREITSTEAIPARLAIIGGGVVGCEMATAFTSLGSRVTLLARSGLLADVEPFAGEAVAERLRAEGAEVLLSTSPTRVDRRDNGTVGLTLPDGRLLEVDEVVVATGRAPATDDLGLETVGLEPGSWLEVDDTLRVLGHDWLYAVGDVNRRALLTHQGKYQARAAGDVIAARASGASVDDGEWGRHVATADHVVVPQVTFTSPEVASVGLTAAEAVRRGLRTRVVDYELGWLAGATVHGEGYRGTARLVVDEDETVIVGFTLVGDDVGELLHAATIAIVGRVPLARLWHAVPSYPTLSEVWLRLLEGYGRP; from the coding sequence GTGCGCCCGCTGACGGCCACCGCCGCGACCGACCTGCCCGCGCAGGATTCCTACGACCTGGTCGTCATCGGCGCGGGTGCCGTTGGCGAGAACGTCGCCGACCGCGCCGTGCAGGGCGGTCTCAGCGTGCTCATCGTCGAGAGCGAACTGGTCGGCGGCGAGTGCTCGTACTGGGCGTGCATGCCCTCCAAGGCCCTCCTGCGCGCGGGCAGCGTGCGGCGGGCAGCCCATGCCGTGCCCGGCGCCCGCGAGGCGGTGACCGGGGCGGTGGATGCTCGCGCGGTGCTCGACCGCCGCGACGCGGTCGCCGCCCACTGGGACGACGCCGGCCAGGTGCGGTGGCTGCAGAAGGCGGGCATCGCGCTCGCCCGGGGCCGCGCGCGGCTCGACGGCGAGCGCCGCGTGGCCATCACGGCCTCCGACGGTTCGACCCGCACCGTGACGGCTCACCACGCGGTCGCGATCTGCACGGGCAGCACGGCCAGCCTGCCGCCGATCGATGGTCTCGCCGCCGCCCGCCCCTGGACCTCCCGCGAGATCACCAGCACGGAGGCGATTCCCGCCCGGCTCGCGATCATCGGCGGCGGCGTGGTCGGCTGCGAGATGGCCACCGCCTTCACGAGCCTCGGCAGTCGCGTGACCCTGCTGGCCCGCAGCGGACTGCTCGCCGACGTCGAGCCGTTCGCAGGCGAGGCGGTCGCGGAGCGCCTGCGGGCAGAGGGAGCCGAGGTGCTTCTGAGCACGAGCCCGACGCGCGTCGATCGGCGCGACAACGGCACCGTCGGCCTCACCCTGCCGGACGGGCGCCTGCTCGAGGTCGACGAGGTGGTCGTCGCCACCGGGCGCGCCCCGGCGACGGATGACCTCGGGCTCGAGACGGTCGGGCTCGAGCCCGGCTCCTGGCTCGAGGTGGACGACACCCTGCGGGTGCTCGGCCACGACTGGCTCTACGCCGTCGGCGACGTGAACCGCCGGGCGCTGCTCACCCATCAGGGCAAGTACCAGGCCCGGGCCGCGGGCGACGTGATCGCGGCGCGCGCGAGCGGCGCATCCGTCGACGACGGTGAATGGGGCCGCCACGTCGCCACCGCTGACCACGTCGTCGTGCCGCAGGTGACCTTCACGAGCCCCGAGGTCGCGAGCGTCGGCCTCACCGCGGCCGAGGCCGTGCGGCGCGGTCTGCGCACCCGCGTCGTCGACTACGAGCTCGGCTGGCTCGCCGGCGCCACCGTGCACGGCGAGGGCTACCGCGGCACGGCGCGCCTGGTCGTCGACGAGGACGAGACCGTGATCGTCGGGTTCACCCTCGTCGGCGACGACGTCGGCGAGCTGCTGCACGCCGCCACGATCGCGATCGTCGGGCGGGTGCCCCTCGCGCGGCTGTGGCACGCGGTGCCCTCGTACCCGACGCTCTCCGAGGTGTGGCTGCGCCTGCTCGAGGGCTACGGGCGGCCGTGA
- a CDS encoding GNAT family N-acetyltransferase has product MLAEEYERRRTPPPHLRPRPEPEPPFSFTVREAVEADLPHVREIYNHYVANSTVTFDESPWSLADVRGKLARVRELGYPFLIAEAPGGTVLGFAYVLPWKEKAAYRFTVENSIYLGPASTGKGLGTALMRELLDRAEAAGVKEVIAVIADRGAEGSIALHERFGFVQTGSMGRVGFKFGRWLGVVMMQRSLGRRGRSRAAQR; this is encoded by the coding sequence ATGCTCGCGGAGGAGTACGAGCGGCGTCGCACGCCGCCCCCGCACCTCCGGCCCCGCCCGGAGCCCGAGCCGCCCTTCAGCTTCACGGTGCGCGAGGCCGTCGAGGCCGACCTGCCGCATGTGCGCGAGATCTACAACCACTACGTCGCCAATTCGACGGTGACGTTCGACGAGTCGCCGTGGTCGCTGGCGGATGTCCGCGGGAAGCTCGCCCGCGTGCGCGAGCTCGGCTACCCCTTCCTGATCGCCGAGGCCCCCGGCGGCACCGTGCTGGGCTTCGCCTACGTGCTGCCGTGGAAGGAGAAGGCGGCGTACCGCTTCACGGTCGAGAACTCGATCTACCTGGGCCCCGCGTCGACCGGCAAGGGCCTCGGCACCGCGCTGATGCGCGAGCTGCTCGACCGTGCCGAGGCGGCCGGGGTGAAGGAGGTCATCGCGGTCATCGCCGACCGCGGCGCCGAGGGCTCGATCGCCCTCCACGAACGCTTCGGCTTCGTGCAGACCGGGTCGATGGGCCGCGTCGGCTTCAAGTTCGGCCGCTGGCTCGGGGTCGTGATGATGCAGCGCTCGCTGGGGCGCCGCGGCCGCAGCCGAGCGGCTCAGCGGTAG
- the metX gene encoding homoserine O-acetyltransferase MetX yields the protein MDWQTSEDTVPSAFITEANRRSLLGTPPTTGAWREGDDPGHRQFAAVGTLALESGATLPHARLAYETWGTLSPARDNAVLIVHALTGDSHVIGRPGPGHPTAGWWGGIVGPGLAVDTDRWFVIAPNMLGGCQGSTGPASFSPDGAEWGSRFPYLTIRDQVAAQVALADALGIERFAAVIGGSMGGMHALEWAIEHPQRVERLAVLASTAVSSADQIALNSVQLEAIRMDPLFRDGDYYDEPEGPYRGLALARRMALLNYRSPTELNERFERSWQGVLDPLGKGGRFAVESYLDFHGNKFTRRFDAGSYITLVEAMNAHDVGRGRGSVAEALARVTATALVIGVDSDRLFPVEQSRQIAAHLPRTIHGAEAHVISSPFGHDAFLIENELVGPPLAALLAE from the coding sequence ATGGACTGGCAGACGAGCGAAGACACGGTGCCCTCGGCGTTCATCACCGAGGCCAACCGGCGCTCGCTGCTGGGCACCCCGCCGACGACGGGCGCGTGGCGGGAGGGTGACGACCCCGGCCACCGGCAGTTCGCCGCGGTCGGAACCCTGGCCCTCGAGTCGGGAGCGACCCTGCCGCATGCGCGGCTCGCCTACGAGACGTGGGGCACCCTGAGCCCGGCGCGCGACAACGCGGTGCTGATCGTCCACGCCCTGACCGGCGACAGCCACGTCATCGGGCGGCCCGGCCCCGGGCATCCGACGGCTGGCTGGTGGGGCGGCATCGTCGGCCCCGGCCTCGCCGTCGACACCGACCGCTGGTTCGTGATCGCACCGAACATGCTCGGCGGGTGCCAGGGCTCGACCGGCCCGGCCTCGTTCTCCCCCGACGGCGCGGAGTGGGGCTCGCGGTTCCCCTACCTGACGATCCGCGACCAGGTCGCCGCCCAGGTGGCGCTCGCGGATGCCCTCGGCATCGAGCGGTTCGCGGCGGTCATCGGCGGGTCGATGGGCGGCATGCACGCGCTCGAGTGGGCGATCGAGCATCCGCAGCGGGTCGAACGGCTGGCCGTGCTCGCGTCGACGGCCGTCTCGAGCGCCGACCAGATCGCGCTGAACTCGGTGCAGCTGGAGGCGATCCGCATGGATCCCCTGTTCCGCGACGGCGACTACTACGACGAACCGGAGGGCCCGTACCGGGGCCTCGCGCTCGCGCGGCGGATGGCGCTTCTCAACTACCGCTCGCCGACCGAGCTCAACGAGCGGTTCGAGCGCTCCTGGCAGGGCGTGCTCGACCCGCTCGGCAAGGGGGGCCGGTTCGCGGTCGAGAGCTATCTCGACTTCCACGGCAACAAGTTCACCCGCCGCTTCGACGCCGGCAGCTACATCACCCTGGTCGAAGCCATGAACGCGCACGACGTCGGCCGCGGGCGCGGATCGGTCGCCGAGGCCCTCGCCCGCGTCACGGCAACGGCGCTCGTGATCGGCGTCGACAGCGACCGGCTCTTCCCGGTCGAGCAGTCGCGGCAGATCGCGGCCCATCTGCCGCGCACGATCCACGGTGCCGAGGCGCACGTCATCTCGTCACCGTTCGGGCACGACGCCTTCCTCATCGAGAACGAACTGGTCGGCCCGCCGCTCGCCGCGCTGCTCGCGGAGTAG
- a CDS encoding MFS transporter, translating into MTEPASVSSSIPSTATGAPSRLRGKAGAITFGLVGYLFFVEFVSGVLQGYYVPLISDLVAYLGIRDADFNWFEAAQLLLSALVVPVLAKLGDMVGHKRILLISTVLTAGASWWLVFADTFWVFLIAWALQGFYVVWLPLEVALIFDRGRRTDTGASQTRRAAGYLVVALEAGAIAGALGGARIFAAFNENVALTLSIPAIAVTVAFFVIWFGVPESTPQPGRRLDTTGFVLLTIALLTVTSGLTFLRINGPATWWVYALMAAGLVLLYPFGRWVLKHPDPAIDLRVLRQPSMWPVQLTAGLVGISILGAQAPLSTFAGTDPANGFGLGLDASERSYIIGAYLVAMIIGALLFPLVSRRTTPRVAMIAATIAVAIGYLAFLVNNATVVGVTLNMVVAGIGSGALVAALPAAAAAAAPLGQTGIATGLTNTTKTIGGAFASAVFAVVLAMTAGQAVTETASTLGSYLVVFAICGGTAVVAAVALLVVPRLAFSDAPAEIDDAPVSRP; encoded by the coding sequence ATGACCGAGCCCGCGAGCGTCTCGTCCAGCATCCCGTCGACCGCGACCGGCGCACCGTCGCGACTGCGGGGGAAGGCGGGGGCGATCACGTTCGGCCTCGTCGGGTACCTGTTCTTCGTCGAGTTCGTGAGCGGCGTGCTGCAGGGCTACTACGTGCCGCTGATCTCCGATCTGGTCGCGTACCTGGGCATCCGCGATGCCGACTTCAACTGGTTCGAGGCGGCCCAGCTACTGCTGAGCGCGCTCGTCGTTCCGGTGCTGGCGAAGCTCGGCGACATGGTCGGCCACAAGCGCATCCTGCTGATCTCGACCGTGCTGACCGCCGGCGCGAGCTGGTGGCTCGTGTTCGCCGACACCTTCTGGGTGTTCCTGATCGCGTGGGCGCTGCAGGGCTTCTACGTCGTGTGGCTGCCGCTCGAGGTGGCGCTGATCTTCGACCGCGGCCGCCGAACCGACACGGGTGCATCGCAGACGCGGCGCGCGGCCGGCTACCTCGTGGTCGCGCTCGAGGCGGGCGCCATCGCGGGCGCGCTCGGGGGTGCACGCATCTTCGCGGCCTTCAACGAGAACGTGGCCCTCACCCTGTCGATCCCGGCCATCGCCGTGACGGTGGCGTTCTTCGTCATCTGGTTCGGCGTACCCGAATCGACCCCGCAACCGGGCCGCCGGCTCGATACGACGGGCTTCGTGCTGCTGACGATCGCACTGCTGACCGTCACCTCGGGGTTGACCTTCCTGCGCATCAACGGTCCGGCGACCTGGTGGGTCTACGCGCTCATGGCGGCCGGCCTGGTGCTGCTGTACCCGTTCGGCCGCTGGGTGCTGAAGCACCCGGACCCGGCGATCGACCTGCGCGTGCTGCGGCAGCCGAGCATGTGGCCGGTGCAGCTCACCGCGGGCCTGGTCGGCATCAGCATCCTGGGTGCCCAGGCCCCGCTGAGCACGTTCGCCGGCACCGACCCGGCGAACGGTTTCGGGCTGGGCCTCGACGCCTCGGAGCGCTCGTACATCATCGGGGCGTACCTGGTCGCGATGATCATCGGGGCGCTGCTGTTCCCGCTGGTGTCGCGCCGCACCACTCCGCGCGTGGCGATGATCGCCGCGACCATCGCGGTCGCGATCGGGTACCTGGCGTTCCTCGTCAACAACGCGACCGTCGTCGGGGTCACGCTCAACATGGTGGTCGCCGGCATCGGCTCGGGCGCGCTCGTCGCCGCCCTGCCGGCCGCCGCGGCCGCCGCGGCCCCGCTCGGCCAGACCGGCATCGCGACCGGGCTCACGAACACGACGAAGACGATCGGCGGCGCCTTCGCCAGCGCGGTGTTCGCCGTCGTGCTGGCCATGACGGCCGGGCAGGCGGTCACCGAGACCGCGTCGACCCTCGGCAGCTACCTCGTGGTGTTCGCGATCTGCGGCGGTACGGCCGTCGTGGCTGCGGTCGCGCTGCTCGTCGTGCCGAGGCTCGCCTTCAGCGACGCGCCCGCCGAGATCGACGACGCTCCCGTGTCGCGGCCCTGA
- a CDS encoding uracil-DNA glycosylase, with product MSVPIPPPSLRGMMADDWAGALGPEAPRVHALLAELRVGADAGRPFLPDERHVLRAFARPLRDVRVVIVGQDPYPTPHHPIGLAFAVDAAVRPLPRSLANIYRELHDDLGIPPAAHGDLSAWADQGVLLLNRVLTVAPGSPGSHRGRGWEDVTARALRVLAERGGPLVAVLWGRDAAAAGSVLEGVPTVVSAHPSPLSAGRGFFGSRPFSRVDAMLRAQGAAPIDWRIGAPGLD from the coding sequence ATGAGCGTGCCGATCCCGCCGCCCTCCCTGCGGGGGATGATGGCCGACGACTGGGCCGGGGCCCTCGGCCCCGAGGCGCCGCGGGTGCACGCGCTGCTCGCCGAGCTGCGGGTCGGCGCGGACGCCGGGCGGCCCTTCCTGCCCGACGAGCGGCACGTGCTGCGCGCCTTCGCCCGGCCGCTGCGCGACGTGCGGGTCGTGATCGTGGGGCAGGACCCGTACCCGACGCCGCACCACCCCATCGGCCTCGCCTTCGCCGTCGACGCCGCCGTGCGGCCGCTGCCGCGGAGCCTCGCGAACATCTACCGCGAGCTGCACGACGACCTCGGCATACCGCCCGCCGCCCACGGCGACCTCAGCGCCTGGGCCGATCAGGGCGTGCTGCTGCTCAACCGCGTTCTCACCGTCGCGCCGGGGAGTCCGGGGTCGCACCGCGGCCGAGGCTGGGAGGACGTCACCGCCCGGGCGCTGCGGGTGCTCGCCGAGCGGGGCGGCCCGCTCGTCGCTGTGCTCTGGGGGCGCGACGCAGCGGCGGCGGGGTCAGTGCTGGAGGGGGTTCCGACGGTCGTGAGCGCGCATCCGAGCCCCCTCTCGGCGGGCCGGGGGTTCTTCGGCTCGCGTCCGTTCTCGCGGGTCGACGCGATGCTGCGCGCGCAGGGCGCCGCGCCGATCGACTGGCGGATCGGCGCGCCCGGCTTAGACTGA
- a CDS encoding acyltransferase family protein, which produces MGGASLSARPRVPLWDTTRFIAITLVVIGHAIQRLIADSDAALVVYLFIYAFHMPLFALISGYFSKPGPPTERRMQRVITDIVIPYLIFETVWTAVQAIVEGNWTLNPTRPSWTLWFLLALGIFRLVLPYLALVRWPLLWAVLISVGVGYFDNVGATFSLARALGILPFFVLGWKLHEWGLIDRWRVATPPTVLVRTAAVVALAAWLAVLIAFIDLWRAIELRYWFFYDESYTGLGVDDWWASLVRLALIGLAVLLSAAVLVLVPRRPVAITPLGQATMYVYLLHSFVLYPIRESGVIGGEDRSDWPWLVGMILFAIAVTTLLSTRPVRRVFRPIVEPRPRWLFRPDLDARTGPLLIQPSRTDPTGSRRDRLD; this is translated from the coding sequence ATGGGGGGAGCATCGCTGTCGGCGCGCCCGCGCGTGCCGCTCTGGGACACGACCCGGTTCATCGCCATCACGCTCGTCGTGATCGGCCACGCGATCCAGCGGTTGATCGCCGACTCCGACGCGGCGCTGGTGGTGTACCTGTTCATCTACGCATTCCACATGCCGCTGTTCGCGCTGATCAGCGGCTACTTCTCGAAGCCGGGTCCCCCGACCGAGCGCCGGATGCAGCGGGTCATCACCGACATCGTGATCCCGTACCTGATCTTCGAGACCGTCTGGACGGCGGTGCAGGCGATCGTCGAGGGCAATTGGACGCTCAACCCGACGCGACCCTCGTGGACGCTCTGGTTCCTGCTCGCGCTCGGCATCTTCCGCCTCGTGCTTCCCTACCTGGCGCTCGTGCGATGGCCCCTGCTGTGGGCGGTGCTGATCTCGGTCGGAGTGGGGTACTTCGACAATGTCGGAGCCACCTTCTCGCTCGCCCGGGCCCTGGGCATCCTGCCGTTCTTCGTGCTCGGCTGGAAGCTGCACGAGTGGGGGCTCATCGACCGCTGGCGCGTCGCGACCCCGCCGACCGTGCTCGTGCGCACGGCAGCGGTGGTCGCGCTGGCGGCCTGGCTCGCCGTACTGATCGCCTTCATCGACCTCTGGCGGGCGATCGAGCTGCGGTACTGGTTCTTCTACGACGAGTCCTATACCGGGCTCGGGGTCGATGACTGGTGGGCGAGCCTGGTACGGCTGGCGCTGATCGGGCTGGCGGTGCTGCTGTCGGCGGCGGTGCTCGTGCTCGTGCCGCGCCGTCCCGTCGCGATCACTCCGCTCGGCCAGGCGACCATGTACGTCTACCTGTTGCACAGCTTCGTGCTCTACCCGATCCGCGAGAGCGGCGTCATCGGCGGCGAGGACCGCTCGGACTGGCCGTGGCTCGTGGGCATGATCCTGTTCGCGATCGCGGTCACCACGCTGCTGTCGACCCGTCCGGTGCGCCGCGTGTTCCGGCCGATCGTCGAGCCGCGGCCTCGCTGGCTGTTCCGACCCGATCTGGATGCGCGCACAGGCCCGCTCCTGATCCAGCCCTCGCGCACCGACCCGACGGGTTCGCGGCGCGACCGGCTCGACTGA
- a CDS encoding bifunctional o-acetylhomoserine/o-acetylserine sulfhydrylase has protein sequence MTASWKFETLQIHAGAQPDPVTNARATPVYRTTAYTFNDAQHAKNLFALAEFGNIYTRIQNPTQDVVEQRIAALEGGTAALLLSSGQAATTYAVLNIAQAGDHIVSSSTIYGGTYNLFTYTLAKLGIEVTFVENQDDPEAWAAAVRPNTKLFFGETVGNPKVNLLDIRAVADVAHAHGLPLIVDNTIATPYLIRPLEHGADIVVHSATKFLGGHGTVLGGVIVDGGKFAWSQHVDRFPGLTEPDPSYHGASYTGVLGDGIAYIIKARVQLLRDIGAAVSPDNAWQLIQGIETLSLRIERHVQNAVAVAQWLEAHPDVASVSYSGLPSSPWYATAQTYAPKGVGAVLSFELKGGVDAGRALVDSVELFSHVANIGDVRSLIIHPASTTHSQLTPEQQLTSGVTPGLVRLSVGLENIDDIIADLENGFAAARAVVAANAAL, from the coding sequence ATGACCGCCAGCTGGAAGTTCGAGACCCTGCAGATCCACGCGGGCGCTCAGCCCGATCCGGTCACCAACGCGCGCGCCACCCCGGTGTACCGCACGACCGCCTACACCTTCAACGACGCGCAGCACGCGAAGAACCTGTTCGCCCTCGCCGAGTTCGGCAACATCTACACCCGCATCCAGAACCCGACCCAGGACGTCGTCGAGCAGCGCATCGCCGCGCTCGAGGGCGGCACCGCGGCCCTGCTGCTGTCGTCGGGCCAGGCGGCCACCACCTACGCGGTGCTCAACATCGCGCAGGCGGGCGACCACATCGTGTCGTCGTCGACGATCTACGGCGGCACCTACAACCTGTTCACCTACACGCTCGCGAAGCTCGGCATCGAGGTCACCTTCGTCGAGAACCAGGACGACCCGGAGGCGTGGGCCGCCGCGGTGCGCCCCAACACCAAGCTGTTCTTCGGCGAGACCGTCGGCAACCCGAAGGTGAACCTGCTCGACATCCGCGCGGTCGCCGACGTCGCGCACGCGCACGGCCTGCCGCTCATCGTGGACAACACCATCGCCACCCCGTACCTGATCCGCCCGCTCGAGCACGGGGCCGACATCGTCGTGCACTCGGCCACGAAGTTCCTCGGCGGTCACGGCACGGTGCTCGGCGGTGTCATCGTCGACGGCGGGAAGTTCGCCTGGTCGCAGCACGTCGACCGCTTCCCCGGCCTCACCGAGCCCGACCCCTCGTACCACGGCGCCAGCTACACCGGCGTGCTGGGCGACGGCATCGCCTACATCATCAAGGCCCGCGTGCAGCTGCTGCGCGACATCGGCGCCGCCGTCTCGCCCGACAACGCGTGGCAGCTGATCCAGGGCATCGAGACCCTCAGCCTGCGCATCGAGCGGCACGTGCAGAATGCCGTCGCCGTGGCGCAGTGGCTCGAGGCCCACCCCGACGTCGCGAGCGTCAGCTACTCGGGCCTGCCGTCGAGCCCCTGGTATGCGACCGCGCAGACCTACGCGCCGAAGGGCGTGGGTGCGGTGCTCTCGTTCGAGCTGAAGGGCGGGGTGGATGCGGGACGCGCGCTCGTCGACTCCGTCGAGCTGTTCAGCCACGTCGCCAACATCGGCGACGTGCGCAGCCTGATCATCCACCCGGCCTCGACCACCCACTCGCAGCTGACGCCGGAGCAGCAGCTGACGAGCGGCGTGACCCCGGGCCTGGTGCGCCTCTCGGTGGGCCTCGAGAACATCGACGACATCATCGCCGACCTCGAGAACGGCTTCGCCGCCGCCCGCGCGGTCGTCGCGGCAAACGCAGCGCTGTAG